The proteins below come from a single Agrobacterium vitis genomic window:
- a CDS encoding aspartate aminotransferase family protein, translated as MSNRTTIPNDLRAFWMPFTANRQYKQEPRLFVGAKDMYYTTHDGRQVLDGTAGLWCVNAGHCRPLITEAIRQQAGELDYAPAFQLGHPKAFELANRLVDIAPAGMEHVLYTNSGSESVETALKVALAYHRVKGNGSRFRLIGRERGYHGVNFGGISVGGIVSNRKMFGTLLTGVDHMPHTHLPEKNAFTKGQPEHGGDLATELERIVTLHDASTVAAVIVEPVAGSTGVLIPPKGYLQKLRDICTKHGILLIFDEVITGYGRLGAPFAAQYFDVTPDIIVTAKGLTNGVIPMGAVFVTSEIHDAFMSGPEHMIEFFHGYTYSGNPIASAAALGTLDTYRDEGLLTRASELAPYWEEQLHSLADCPNVIDIRNIGLIGAVELKPIDGEPTKRAFNAFLKAYEDGLLIRTTGDIIALSPPLIISKAEIDQLFDKLRKVLMSNI; from the coding sequence ATGTCCAATCGCACCACTATTCCAAACGACCTGCGCGCCTTCTGGATGCCGTTTACCGCCAACCGCCAATACAAGCAGGAGCCGCGCCTGTTCGTCGGCGCCAAGGACATGTATTATACCACCCATGATGGCCGTCAGGTTCTGGATGGCACGGCGGGTCTATGGTGCGTCAATGCTGGCCATTGCCGCCCGCTGATCACCGAGGCGATCCGCCAGCAGGCGGGCGAACTGGATTACGCCCCCGCCTTCCAACTCGGCCATCCGAAGGCCTTCGAGCTGGCCAACCGCCTGGTGGATATCGCCCCTGCCGGCATGGAGCATGTGCTTTACACCAATTCCGGCTCTGAATCGGTCGAGACCGCGCTTAAAGTGGCGCTGGCCTATCACCGGGTCAAAGGCAATGGCTCGCGCTTCCGCCTGATCGGCCGCGAGCGCGGCTATCACGGCGTCAATTTCGGCGGCATTTCGGTCGGCGGCATCGTCTCCAACCGTAAGATGTTCGGCACGCTTTTGACCGGCGTAGACCACATGCCCCACACCCATCTGCCGGAAAAGAACGCCTTCACCAAGGGACAGCCGGAGCATGGCGGTGATCTGGCCACTGAACTGGAGCGCATCGTCACCCTGCATGACGCCTCCACGGTCGCTGCTGTCATCGTGGAGCCGGTCGCAGGCTCGACCGGCGTGCTGATCCCGCCGAAGGGCTATCTGCAAAAGCTGCGCGACATCTGCACCAAGCACGGCATTCTGCTGATTTTTGATGAAGTCATCACCGGCTATGGCCGTCTCGGCGCGCCGTTCGCCGCCCAGTATTTTGATGTGACGCCTGACATCATCGTCACCGCCAAGGGCCTGACCAATGGCGTCATCCCGATGGGCGCGGTATTCGTGACATCAGAAATCCACGATGCCTTCATGTCCGGCCCGGAACATATGATCGAGTTCTTCCACGGCTATACCTATTCCGGCAACCCGATTGCATCAGCCGCCGCCCTCGGCACACTCGATACCTACCGGGACGAAGGCCTGCTGACCCGCGCCAGCGAGCTTGCCCCCTATTGGGAAGAGCAGCTGCACAGCCTGGCCGATTGCCCCAATGTCATCGATATCAGAAATATCGGCCTGATCGGCGCCGTGGAGCTGAAACCCATCGACGGCGAACCCACCAAACGCGCCTTCAACGCCTTCCTCAAGGCCTACGAAG
- a CDS encoding ArsR/SmtB family transcription factor, which yields MKANDLSDHSNAAAGLLTAMANPKRLMILCSLVQGEVPVGVLASQVGLSQSALSQHLSKLRAQKLVKTRRDAQTIYYSSTSDAVMKVLGTLEDIFCHQESSRNAA from the coding sequence ATGAAAGCCAATGACTTGTCTGATCACTCGAATGCGGCTGCCGGCCTCCTCACGGCCATGGCCAATCCTAAGCGACTGATGATTCTCTGCAGCCTGGTTCAAGGTGAGGTGCCGGTTGGCGTCTTGGCCTCGCAGGTTGGCTTGAGCCAGTCAGCGCTGTCCCAGCACCTGTCCAAGCTTCGCGCCCAGAAGCTGGTCAAGACCCGCCGCGATGCCCAGACCATCTATTATTCCAGCACGTCGGATGCCGTCATGAAAGTGCTCGGCACGCTCGAGGATATATTCTGCCATCAGGAAAGCAGCAGAAACGCTGCTTGA
- a CDS encoding HugZ family protein: MIDRPSPIRPTDDEARRQARTLLRSATHVPLGVLDPQTGGPFVSRVLMGTMPDGTLTVLVSRLSAHTRAMLADPRVSLLAGEPGKGDPLAYPRLTVQCLASPVDPDSDIHQAMRRRFLARHPKAKLYIDFPDFLFFQLMPQRATMNGGFGKAFLLDGEDLLIRTKLTFADGKTEAQTIQDLGYGLLQIIKNPPYHKGQKPKGKVKICGLDASGIDFFWGKRLFRCEFEREIVSLDTHPSLQTN; this comes from the coding sequence ATGATCGACCGCCCCTCTCCCATCCGTCCAACTGATGACGAGGCGCGGCGCCAGGCGCGGACCCTGTTGCGCAGCGCCACCCATGTTCCCTTGGGCGTGCTCGATCCGCAAACCGGCGGGCCTTTTGTCAGCCGCGTGCTGATGGGCACCATGCCGGATGGAACGCTAACCGTTCTGGTCTCACGCCTCTCGGCTCATACCCGGGCGATGCTGGCCGATCCACGCGTATCGCTGCTGGCCGGCGAACCCGGCAAGGGTGATCCCCTCGCCTATCCGCGTCTCACCGTTCAATGCCTGGCAAGCCCGGTGGACCCCGATAGCGACATTCATCAGGCGATGCGCCGCCGCTTTCTGGCCCGTCATCCAAAGGCAAAGCTCTATATCGATTTTCCGGATTTTCTGTTTTTCCAGCTCATGCCGCAACGTGCCACCATGAACGGCGGGTTCGGAAAAGCCTTCCTGCTGGATGGAGAGGATTTGTTGATTCGAACAAAGCTTACGTTCGCCGACGGTAAAACCGAGGCTCAAACCATACAAGATTTAGGGTATGGACTTCTGCAAATCATAAAAAATCCCCCTTATCATAAGGGGCAAAAGCCGAAGGGAAAAGTCAAAATCTGCGGGTTGGATGCGTCGGGAATCGACTTTTTTTGGGGTAAAAGGCTGTTTCGATGCGAATTTGAGCGTGAAATTGTGTCTTTGGACACACACCCTTCACTCCAAACTAATTAA
- the choV gene encoding choline ABC transporter ATP-binding protein — protein MSDAVIFGNVDIIFGDRPQKALALLDQGRTRDEINKETGLILGVANASLTLKEGEILVLMGLSGSGKSTLLRAVNGLAPVVRGSVSVKSRNGFVDPYQASRKALRDLRMHSVSMVFQQFGLLPWRSVADNIGFGLELAGVGEKERRKIVAEQLELVNLTQWADRKVDELSGGMQQRVGLARAFATGAPILLMDEPFSALDPLIRTRLQDELLEFQHRLKKTILFVSHDLDEAFRIGNRIAIMESGRIIQCGTPQQIVQNPADQYVADFVRNMNPISMLTARDVMTAGTSHTPGLGVTATAAPETPLIDILDAMARQPGLVGVVENGTVIGAIGAQDVVSALTRHRQT, from the coding sequence ATGAGCGATGCAGTCATCTTCGGAAATGTCGACATCATCTTCGGCGATCGGCCACAAAAGGCACTTGCCCTGTTGGATCAGGGCCGGACACGCGACGAGATCAACAAGGAAACCGGCCTGATCCTCGGCGTGGCCAATGCCTCGCTGACCTTGAAGGAAGGCGAGATCCTGGTGCTGATGGGCCTGTCCGGCTCCGGCAAATCGACACTGCTGCGGGCCGTCAACGGCTTGGCGCCCGTGGTGCGCGGCTCGGTGTCAGTCAAGTCGCGCAATGGCTTCGTCGATCCATACCAGGCCAGCCGCAAGGCGTTGCGCGACCTGCGCATGCACAGCGTCTCGATGGTGTTCCAGCAATTCGGCCTGCTGCCTTGGCGCAGCGTTGCCGACAATATCGGCTTCGGGCTGGAATTGGCGGGCGTTGGCGAAAAAGAACGCCGAAAAATCGTTGCCGAACAGCTGGAACTGGTCAACCTGACGCAATGGGCCGACCGCAAGGTGGACGAATTGTCCGGCGGCATGCAGCAGCGGGTCGGCCTGGCCCGCGCCTTTGCCACCGGCGCGCCGATCTTGTTGATGGACGAACCGTTCTCGGCGCTCGATCCGCTGATCCGCACACGCTTGCAGGATGAATTGCTGGAATTCCAACACCGGCTGAAAAAGACCATCCTGTTCGTCAGCCACGATCTGGACGAGGCATTCCGGATTGGCAACCGCATCGCCATCATGGAAAGCGGCAGGATCATCCAATGCGGCACGCCGCAGCAGATCGTCCAGAACCCGGCGGATCAATATGTCGCCGATTTCGTGCGCAACATGAACCCGATCAGCATGTTGACGGCGAGAGATGTCATGACTGCCGGCACCAGTCACACGCCGGGTCTCGGCGTCACCGCCACCGCCGCGCCGGAAACGCCGCTGATCGATATTCTTGACGCCATGGCCCGCCAGCCCGGCCTGGTCGGCGTGGTGGAGAACGGCACGGTGATCGGCGCGATCGGCGCGCAGGATGTGGTCTCGGCCCTGACCCGGCACCGCCAGACCTGA
- the choW gene encoding choline ABC transporter permease subunit, protein MDWLTDFKIPIGPTAKVVVDWLTANGAWFFDWLSHLISSSIDGVLFVLQYPHPLVTALAISIIAWLLRRSLLVAIFTFLGLALIINQGYFKETTETLALVLASTAVCMVIGVPLGILAARRTWIYALMRPVLDLMQTIPTFVYLIPALILFGLGMVPGLIATVIFAVPSPIRLTRLGIVSTPSSLVEAAVAFGATPTQVLRKVELPYALPQIMAGLTQTIMLSLSMVVIAALVGAAGLGVPVVRALNTVNIARGFEAGLCIVILAIILDRMFRIPSAGDDQ, encoded by the coding sequence GTGGATTGGCTGACTGATTTCAAAATTCCCATCGGCCCCACCGCCAAAGTCGTTGTCGACTGGCTGACGGCCAATGGAGCCTGGTTTTTCGACTGGCTCTCCCACCTCATTTCAAGCAGTATCGATGGCGTGCTGTTCGTACTGCAATATCCCCACCCGCTGGTGACAGCACTTGCCATCAGCATTATCGCCTGGCTCCTGCGCCGCTCCCTTCTCGTGGCGATCTTCACCTTTCTCGGCTTGGCGCTGATCATCAACCAGGGCTATTTCAAGGAAACCACCGAGACGCTGGCGCTTGTTCTGGCCTCCACCGCGGTCTGCATGGTGATCGGCGTGCCGCTCGGCATCCTGGCTGCGCGCCGGACATGGATCTACGCGCTGATGCGCCCGGTCCTGGACCTGATGCAGACCATCCCGACCTTCGTCTATCTCATCCCGGCGCTGATCCTGTTCGGGCTCGGCATGGTGCCCGGTCTGATCGCCACGGTGATCTTTGCCGTCCCCTCACCCATCCGCCTGACCCGGCTTGGCATCGTCTCCACCCCTTCCTCCCTGGTGGAAGCGGCCGTTGCCTTCGGCGCCACGCCCACCCAGGTCCTGCGCAAGGTGGAACTGCCCTATGCGCTGCCACAGATCATGGCGGGCCTGACCCAGACCATCATGCTGTCGCTGTCCATGGTGGTGATTGCCGCGCTGGTCGGCGCTGCCGGTCTCGGCGTTCCGGTGGTGCGGGCGCTGAATACCGTCAATATTGCCAGAGGTTTCGAAGCGGGCCTTTGTATCGTCATCCTGGCAATCATTCTGGACCGGATGTTCCGCATTCCGTCGGCGGGAGATGACCAATGA
- the choX gene encoding choline ABC transporter substrate-binding protein, producing MAKTLKFALPKYALALAGCVAAFSPAAFAAEAASCGTVRISDVGWTDLASTNASFVTVLEALGYKADVKTLGVPVTYSSMKNKDIDVFLGNWMPAQKEAIQQYLDDKSIDSVAVNLEGAKYTLATNAAGAKLGIKSFKDVAAHKAELDGKIYGIEPGNEGNGMIVSLIDGDKFGLKGFNVVESSEQGMLSQVTRADKENKPVIFLAWAPHPMNTAHQITYLADGDDTVFGPNYGGATVYTVARGGYAKECPNVGKLLTNMKFSLDMENAIMGKILDDSEDADKAAKTWLKANPTVIEPWLAGVTTKDGKDGLAAVKTKLGL from the coding sequence ATTGCCAAGACACTGAAATTTGCACTGCCGAAATACGCTCTGGCCTTGGCCGGATGCGTCGCAGCATTCAGCCCGGCTGCCTTTGCGGCAGAAGCCGCCAGTTGCGGCACCGTTCGCATCTCGGATGTCGGCTGGACGGACTTGGCCTCCACCAATGCCTCCTTCGTCACCGTTCTGGAGGCACTGGGTTACAAGGCCGACGTCAAGACGCTCGGCGTGCCCGTGACCTATTCCTCAATGAAGAACAAGGATATCGACGTCTTCCTCGGCAATTGGATGCCAGCCCAGAAGGAAGCCATCCAGCAATATCTCGATGACAAGTCGATCGACAGTGTCGCCGTCAATCTCGAAGGCGCAAAATACACGCTGGCCACCAACGCCGCTGGCGCCAAGCTTGGCATCAAGAGCTTCAAGGATGTCGCTGCCCATAAGGCCGAACTCGATGGCAAGATCTACGGGATCGAGCCGGGCAATGAAGGCAATGGCATGATCGTGTCGCTGATCGACGGCGACAAATTCGGCCTCAAGGGCTTTAACGTCGTTGAAAGCTCGGAACAGGGCATGTTGAGCCAGGTGACCCGTGCCGACAAGGAAAACAAGCCGGTGATCTTCCTCGCCTGGGCACCGCATCCGATGAACACCGCCCACCAGATCACCTATCTCGCCGATGGCGACGACACGGTGTTCGGCCCCAATTACGGTGGCGCGACAGTCTATACGGTGGCGCGCGGCGGTTATGCCAAGGAATGTCCAAATGTCGGCAAGCTGCTGACCAACATGAAGTTTTCGCTCGACATGGAAAATGCCATCATGGGCAAGATCCTCGATGATAGCGAAGACGCCGACAAGGCTGCCAAGACCTGGCTGAAGGCCAACCCAACCGTGATCGAGCCCTGGCTGGCTGGCGTCACCACCAAGGATGGCAAGGACGGACTGGCGGCTGTTAAGACCAAGCTTGGCCTCTAA
- a CDS encoding thymidine kinase: MAKLYFNYAAMNAGKSTMLLQASYNYQERGMRTVIFVAALDDRAGRGRVASRIGLSSPAETFEPGTDLFAVVEAMHASEPIACVFVDEANFLSDHHVWQLARIADRLHIPVMAYGLRTDFQGQLFPASRLLLGIADELREIRTICHCGRKATMNARFDASGQVMREGAQIEVGGNEKYVSFCRLHWDELFNG, translated from the coding sequence GTGGCCAAGCTGTATTTCAATTATGCCGCCATGAATGCCGGTAAATCCACCATGCTGTTGCAGGCCTCCTACAATTATCAGGAGCGCGGCATGCGCACGGTGATTTTTGTCGCCGCATTGGATGATCGAGCCGGGCGTGGGCGGGTCGCTTCCCGCATTGGGCTGTCCAGCCCGGCCGAAACCTTCGAGCCGGGAACCGATCTGTTTGCCGTGGTCGAGGCCATGCATGCAAGCGAGCCGATTGCCTGCGTTTTTGTCGACGAGGCCAATTTTTTGAGCGATCACCATGTCTGGCAATTGGCGCGGATTGCCGACCGCCTGCATATTCCGGTCATGGCCTATGGCCTGCGCACGGATTTTCAGGGCCAGCTGTTTCCCGCCTCCCGGTTGCTGCTGGGGATTGCCGATGAATTGCGCGAAATCCGCACGATCTGCCATTGCGGCCGCAAGGCGACGATGAATGCCCGCTTCGATGCGAGCGGCCAGGTGATGCGCGAGGGTGCGCAGATCGAAGTTGGCGGCAACGAGAAATATGTGTCCTTCTGCCGCCTGCATTGGGATGAACTGTTCAATGGATGA
- a CDS encoding DUF2333 family protein, whose protein sequence is MLNALTGFFRGLWGALRRSGNLLYTAVAWPFRARHSEAGKRAYIFRGSVALIVLVLIAAYGQFLWRTQVWYGFDPAFAKAYGFADRKVAAGQQIADKPGTCQNSAIVTTVADLTDSNVNQNVWVSSTLLYKLGLFGMSWDDTPFFDNKASFQRGINQVARRVGIVLADDLGRVRGTSGINTDLQDARGNIQFNEGTWYFGSNPFGFKTPTPSYYRAAITSWRGFNSDLETCKAVFDARADNLVKLLDGLASDLGNTSDILRRRSEEHNGGWFDTRADDRFWFAYGQLYGQYALFQAAKADFIDVVRERNLTAIWAELEKQFEAALKVQPMIVSNGSEDGLFMPNHLSTMGFYTLRVRANMVELRAVLQR, encoded by the coding sequence ATGCTGAATGCGCTAACGGGGTTTTTCCGAGGGCTCTGGGGAGCGCTTCGGCGCAGCGGTAATCTTCTCTATACGGCGGTGGCCTGGCCCTTCCGCGCCCGCCATAGCGAAGCGGGCAAGCGCGCCTATATTTTTCGCGGTTCCGTCGCGCTGATCGTCTTGGTGCTGATTGCGGCCTATGGGCAGTTTTTGTGGCGCACCCAGGTCTGGTATGGCTTTGATCCGGCCTTTGCCAAGGCCTATGGCTTTGCCGACCGCAAGGTCGCTGCCGGACAGCAGATCGCCGACAAGCCCGGCACCTGCCAGAATTCCGCTATCGTCACCACGGTTGCCGATCTGACGGATTCCAATGTCAACCAGAATGTCTGGGTATCTTCGACGCTGCTCTACAAGCTTGGCCTGTTCGGGATGAGCTGGGATGACACGCCGTTCTTTGACAACAAGGCCTCGTTCCAGCGCGGTATCAATCAGGTGGCGCGCCGGGTTGGCATCGTATTGGCCGACGATCTTGGCCGGGTGAGGGGTACTTCCGGTATCAACACCGATCTGCAGGATGCGCGTGGCAATATCCAGTTCAACGAAGGCACTTGGTATTTCGGCTCCAATCCGTTCGGGTTTAAGACGCCTACGCCAAGCTATTATCGCGCCGCGATCACCAGCTGGCGCGGGTTTAATTCCGATCTCGAGACCTGCAAGGCGGTGTTCGATGCCCGGGCTGACAATCTCGTCAAACTGCTCGATGGACTGGCCAGCGACCTCGGCAACACATCCGACATTTTGCGCCGCCGCTCTGAAGAGCATAATGGCGGCTGGTTCGACACACGGGCCGACGACCGTTTCTGGTTCGCCTATGGTCAGCTCTATGGTCAATATGCCCTGTTTCAGGCGGCAAAGGCCGATTTTATCGACGTAGTGCGCGAACGTAACCTGACAGCGATCTGGGCAGAGCTGGAAAAGCAGTTCGAAGCTGCACTCAAGGTGCAGCCGATGATTGTCTCCAACGGCAGCGAGGACGGCCTGTTCATGCCGAACCATCTGTCAACCATGGGCTTCTACACGTTGCGCGTGCGCGCCAATATGGTGGAATTGCGAGCCGTTCTGCAACGTTGA
- a CDS encoding PAS domain-containing protein, with the protein MAWRSNKTRHCPLQDFHSIGLQECDVVNLTHAMNICGFWRLDIDQGHLYGTPHVSRLYELDHSEGPLNIKDFCDRMHPQDVDQVMDSYYRAASSRGVFHNIHRIITTSGTLKYIRTVGLYYPVEGVSGEYRGMLHELFQLEPTASFIEL; encoded by the coding sequence TTGGCTTGGCGCTCGAACAAAACGCGGCATTGTCCGCTTCAAGATTTTCATTCAATTGGATTGCAGGAATGTGATGTCGTCAATCTAACCCACGCCATGAATATCTGCGGCTTCTGGCGACTGGATATAGATCAGGGTCATTTATATGGCACGCCGCATGTGTCGAGGCTCTACGAGCTAGACCATTCTGAAGGTCCACTGAATATAAAGGATTTTTGCGACCGCATGCACCCGCAGGACGTGGACCAGGTTATGGACAGCTATTATCGCGCCGCCAGCAGTCGCGGTGTTTTCCATAATATCCACCGGATCATCACCACAAGCGGTACCTTGAAATATATTCGTACCGTCGGTCTCTATTATCCCGTCGAGGGAGTATCCGGCGAATATCGCGGCATGCTGCATGAATTGTTTCAACTGGAGCCCACGGCAAGCTTCATCGAATTATAG
- a CDS encoding helix-turn-helix transcriptional regulator: protein MESREHCAEILRTVARAFGLSHGSILIAPCATDVHLMPLVMETTLPMEFGHEFDRHQFVKFCPVVKKFAGSILPRTWDMKFREPNDMAEEWPPAMRDLMVRFKLIVGVVFIFPSLDSRLYFMRFDGDRSPLAQCEVNELGMLAMAVFDTYDRLRRTELMNVDVLSARELEVLRWTAQGKTSVEIGQILSLSDHTINAYMTTAMKKLDCVNRTQLVAKAIRLKLIQ from the coding sequence ATGGAAAGCCGTGAGCATTGTGCGGAGATCCTGCGCACTGTTGCCCGGGCGTTTGGCCTGTCGCATGGCAGTATCCTGATCGCACCATGTGCGACCGATGTGCACCTCATGCCACTGGTCATGGAAACCACCTTGCCGATGGAATTCGGCCATGAATTCGACCGCCACCAGTTCGTTAAATTCTGCCCGGTGGTCAAGAAATTTGCCGGCTCGATCCTGCCGCGAACCTGGGACATGAAATTCAGGGAACCGAATGACATGGCGGAGGAATGGCCGCCTGCCATGCGCGACCTGATGGTGCGGTTCAAACTGATCGTCGGCGTTGTCTTCATTTTCCCCTCCCTTGATTCCCGGCTGTATTTCATGCGGTTCGATGGGGACCGCTCGCCTCTTGCCCAATGCGAGGTTAATGAACTGGGCATGCTGGCAATGGCGGTTTTCGACACCTATGACCGCCTCCGCCGCACGGAATTGATGAATGTCGATGTTCTCTCAGCACGCGAGTTGGAAGTGCTTCGCTGGACGGCGCAGGGCAAAACCTCGGTAGAAATTGGCCAGATCCTCAGCCTCTCCGACCACACCATAAACGCGTATATGACAACAGCTATGAAAAAGCTGGATTGCGTCAACCGGACGCAATTGGTAGCAAAGGCCATTAGGCTGAAGCTCATTCAATAA
- a CDS encoding formate--tetrahydrofolate ligase, with the protein MSDIEIARAASKLAITQIGERLGISPSDLQPYGHDKAKISASFLHSLEDRQDGKLILVTAINPTPAGEGKTTTTVGLVDGLNRIGAKAMVCVREPSLGPCFGVKGGAAGGGRAQVVPMEDINLHFTGDFHAITSAHNLLAAMIDNHIYWGNEQDLDTRRIAWRRVVDMNDRALREMVGALGGVRNGFPRETGFDITVASEVMAILCLARDLADLEERLGQIVIGYRRDKTPVHARDIKAHQAMTVLLKEAMQPNLVQTLENNPALVHGGPFANIAHGCNSVVATRAALKLADYVVTEAGFGADLGAEKFFDIKCRKAGLRPAAAVIVATVRALKMNGGVAKTELGHEDVAALVRGAVNLGRHVENVRGFGVPVIVAINHFLSDTPAEIAALQDYAASIGVEAVLCRHWAEGGAGIEELARKVSAMADSGIADFQPLYPDDMPLFAKIETVAKRIYRAGSVTADRAVIDQLAQFEAMGYGDLPVCIAKTQYSFSTDPSLLGAPDGHEVHVRDVRLSAGAGFVVAITGDIMTMPGLPRKPAAETIRLDDKGLVEGLF; encoded by the coding sequence ATGTCGGATATTGAAATTGCACGTGCAGCATCGAAGCTTGCGATCACGCAGATTGGCGAGCGTCTGGGAATCAGCCCCAGTGATTTGCAGCCCTATGGCCATGACAAGGCCAAGATCAGCGCTTCATTCCTGCATTCGCTTGAAGATCGCCAGGATGGCAAGCTCATCCTGGTGACGGCAATCAATCCGACACCAGCAGGCGAAGGCAAGACCACGACCACGGTCGGTCTGGTGGACGGGCTGAACCGTATCGGTGCCAAGGCCATGGTCTGCGTGCGTGAGCCGTCGCTTGGTCCCTGTTTCGGGGTCAAGGGCGGCGCTGCCGGGGGCGGGCGGGCGCAGGTCGTGCCGATGGAAGACATTAACCTGCATTTCACCGGCGATTTCCACGCCATCACCTCCGCGCATAACCTGCTGGCGGCGATGATCGATAACCATATTTACTGGGGCAATGAACAGGATCTCGATACGCGCCGTATCGCCTGGCGCCGGGTGGTGGACATGAACGACCGGGCGTTGCGGGAGATGGTCGGCGCTTTGGGCGGCGTTCGCAACGGCTTTCCGCGCGAAACCGGCTTCGATATCACGGTTGCCTCCGAAGTGATGGCCATCCTCTGTCTGGCCCGCGATCTGGCCGATCTGGAAGAGCGGTTGGGGCAGATCGTCATCGGCTACCGGCGTGACAAGACGCCCGTGCATGCCCGCGATATCAAAGCCCATCAAGCCATGACAGTGCTGCTGAAAGAGGCGATGCAGCCCAATCTGGTGCAGACGCTGGAAAACAATCCGGCGCTGGTGCATGGCGGTCCGTTTGCCAATATCGCCCATGGCTGCAATTCGGTGGTGGCGACCAGGGCCGCCCTGAAGCTTGCCGATTATGTGGTGACGGAAGCGGGCTTTGGCGCCGATCTGGGTGCTGAGAAATTCTTCGATATCAAATGCCGCAAGGCCGGTCTTCGCCCGGCGGCTGCCGTAATCGTTGCCACGGTACGGGCGCTGAAGATGAATGGCGGTGTTGCTAAAACGGAGCTTGGCCACGAGGATGTGGCCGCCCTGGTCCGGGGTGCTGTCAACCTTGGGCGGCATGTGGAAAATGTCCGGGGCTTTGGTGTGCCTGTCATTGTCGCTATCAACCATTTCCTGTCGGATACGCCGGCGGAAATCGCAGCCTTGCAGGACTATGCCGCCAGTATCGGCGTCGAAGCCGTGCTCTGCCGTCATTGGGCCGAGGGTGGTGCGGGCATTGAGGAACTGGCGAGGAAGGTATCGGCCATGGCCGATAGTGGCATTGCCGATTTCCAGCCTCTTTATCCGGACGACATGCCGCTGTTTGCCAAGATCGAGACGGTCGCCAAGCGGATTTACCGCGCGGGGAGTGTGACGGCGGACCGTGCTGTCATCGATCAGCTCGCCCAGTTCGAGGCTATGGGCTATGGCGACCTGCCGGTCTGCATCGCCAAAACCCAGTATTCCTTCTCCACCGACCCGTCGCTGCTCGGCGCTCCCGATGGCCATGAAGTGCATGTGCGTGACGTGCGGCTATCAGCGGGTGCCGGTTTCGTGGTGGCCATCACTGGCGATATCATGACCATGCCCGGCCTGCCGAGAAAGCCGGCAGCCGAAACCATCCGGCTCGATGACAAGGGACTGGTCGAAGGCCTGTTTTAA